A stretch of Rhizobium viscosum DNA encodes these proteins:
- a CDS encoding diacylglycerol kinase, which translates to MTKPAVTKETGFRHFMAAASYSWAGFLRVFRESAFRQELGFFAVALIALFLVGADATEFVVTTVLFLGLFSIEAMNTAVEEVIDRISPEISIVGKHAKDLGSFAVTCMIAACCLYLGFVIIGHLFF; encoded by the coding sequence TTGACGAAACCTGCCGTGACCAAGGAAACGGGATTTCGCCATTTCATGGCGGCGGCCAGCTATTCGTGGGCAGGCTTCCTGCGGGTCTTCAGGGAATCGGCCTTCCGGCAGGAGCTCGGCTTCTTCGCAGTAGCGCTGATTGCGCTTTTTCTCGTCGGTGCGGATGCCACGGAATTCGTCGTCACGACGGTGCTTTTCCTCGGGCTCTTTTCGATCGAGGCGATGAATACGGCAGTCGAGGAAGTGATCGACCGGATTTCACCCGAGATCTCCATCGTCGGCAAACATGCAAAGGATCTCGGCTCCTTCGCCGTGACCTGCATGATCGCCGCCTGCTGCCTTTATCTCGGCTTCGTCATCATCGGGCATCTGTTCTTTTAA
- a CDS encoding EF-hand domain-containing protein — translation MRTTRIPNAVLLAALIAIGGVGSAFAQTNGADTHHPLNMSQASPPSGMGGMMGQGQGAMQDGPGMMGGGMPMMRGFMTKIMFAIADTNEDGSLSFEEVTAIHKRIFDAVDANNDGKVTPEEIQAFWLQ, via the coding sequence ATGAGAACGACGAGAATTCCAAACGCGGTCCTGCTTGCCGCGCTGATCGCCATCGGCGGAGTCGGTTCCGCCTTCGCGCAGACGAACGGGGCGGATACCCATCATCCCCTGAACATGTCGCAGGCGAGCCCGCCATCGGGAATGGGGGGCATGATGGGACAAGGCCAAGGGGCAATGCAGGACGGACCGGGCATGATGGGCGGCGGGATGCCGATGATGCGAGGGTTCATGACGAAGATCATGTTCGCGATCGCCGATACTAATGAGGATGGCTCGCTGTCGTTCGAGGAAGTGACAGCCATCCATAAGCGGATATTCGACGCTGTGGACGCCAACAATGACGGTAAGGTCACGCCAGAGGAGATACAGGCGTTCTGGCTGCAATAG